Genomic DNA from Amycolatopsis alba DSM 44262:
TCCTACGGCACCTATCTCGGCCAGGTCTACGGGACGCTGTTCCCGCAGCACGTCCGCCGGATGGTCCTCGATTCCACTGTGGACCCGCGCAACGTCTGGTACCAGGCTAACCTGAACCAGGACCTCGCCTATGACGTGAACCTCAACATCTGGTTCGGCTGGGTCGCTTCGCACGACGACGTCTACCACCTCGGCAAGACCCAGGCCGCGGTGAAGCAGGTCTTCGACGATCAGCTGACGAAGCTGCGCGCGGTCCCGGCGGGCGGCTTCATCGGACCGGACGAGTTCCTCGACGTCTTCAACCAGGCCTCCTACTACCAGCTGCGCTGGACGTTGCTCGGTGACGCGCTGGCGAAGTTCGTCAACAAGGGTGACTGGCAGACGATGAAGGGGCTCTTCGAGAGCTTCGGCGGCCGTGGCGACGACAATGGTTACGCCGTCTATCTCGCCGTCCAGTGCACCGACGTGAAGTGGCCGCAGAGCTGGCAGCAGTGGAAGCACGACAACTGGCGGACCTACCAGAAGGCGCCATACTTCACCTGGCAGAACGCTTGGTACAACGGGCCCTGCCTGTACTGGCCCGCGAAGCCGGGCAAGCCGGTCAAGGTCGACGGCAAGAAGGTGCCGAGTGTGCTGATGATCGGCGAGACGCTCGACGCGGCGACGCCGTACGAGGGCAGCCTCGAGGTGCGTAGCCGGTTCCCCGGCGCTCGCCTGATCGGTGAGCCGGGCGGTACGAGCCACGCGATCACCCCGCGCGGCAACGCGTGCGTCGACAACCGGATCGCCGACTACCTGGCGACCGGGGCACTGCCCGACCGCAAGCCAGGGCGGACGGCCGACGTCGAATGCGCTCCGCTGCCGCTCCCGGTGCCACCCCCGGCACCGGCAGCACCCGCGGCCGCTGCGCTCTCCCGAGTGCCCGCCTAGTCAGAAAGTCCGTGAAGGCCTCCTTCCCTACCTTGAGCGTAGGGAAGGAGGCCTTCACGGCGTTCTAGGGTTTCCAGGGCAGGGGACTTTGTGTTACAAAGTTGAGGGTGAGCTTTGTGGTTCAGAGTGCTCGAAGGGGGAGAGTCATGGAGGACGCGTTCAGCCTCGAAGGGCTGGAGAAGCGCTTCGGCGACGTCCTGGCCGTCGACGGCGTCAGTGTGCGTGTCGCACCGGGGGAGGTGGTGGCGCTGCTCGGCCCGAACGGTGCGGGCAAATCCACCACGATCGACATGCTGCTGGGCCTGACCAGGCCGGATACCGGTCAGGTGCGGGTCGCCGGGCTCAGCGCGGCCGAGGCGATGGACCGGGGGATGGTCGGCGCGATGGCCCAGAACGGGACGCTGCTGAGGGACGCCACGGTCGCCGAGCTCGTCGGCCTGTTCGCCTCGCTGCACCGGAACCCGTTGCCGACCCGAGAGGTTCTCAAGCGCGCCGGAGTCACCGAGTACGCGAACCGCCGCTGCGGGAAGCTCTCCGGTGGCGAGCAGCAGCGGGTGCGGTTCGCGCTCGCGCTGGTCGGCGATCCGGACCTGCTGGTACTCGACGAGCCGACCGCGGCGATGGACGTCGAGGGTCGGCGCCGGTTCTGGGCGTCGATGCGCGAATACACCGAGACCGGTCGCACGGTCCTGTTCGCGACGCACTACCTCGCCGAGGCCGAGGACTACGCGGATCGCGTCGTGCTCATGCGGCACGGCCGGGTCGTCGCGGACGGGCCGGTCGGCGAGGTCCGGGCCGCGGTCGCGGGCCGGGTGCTGCGTGCCGTCGTCCCAGAGGCGACCGAAGCCGGGCTGGTCGCGCTGCCCGGAGTGTCGCGCGCGGTGCTGCGGGCCGGGCACGCGGAGCTCAGCTGCGCTGATTCCGACGCCGCCATCCGCGGCCTGCTGCGCGAGTTCCCGCTCGCCGCGAACATCGAGATCACCGCCGTGGGACTGGAAGAAGCCTTCATCGCGCTGACCGCGGACACGCCTGAAGGGCAGAACACAGCTGAGACCGAGGGAGTCTTGCGATGAACCTGAACTACCTCGCGCTGGAGATCAAGCGCATCGTCCGCAGCCCGCAGTTCGCGCTGTTCACCATCGGCATGCCCCTGGCGATGTTCCTGTTGTTCGGCGGCATCTTCGGCGCCCAAGAGATCGCTCCCGGCATCTCGACCGCGACGGTGACCATGGTGAACATGGCCGCGTACGGCGCCATGACCGCCGCGCTGTTCACCGGCACCCGCGTCGCCACCGAACGCACCGACGGCTGGCAGCGCACGTTGCGGCTCACCCCGCTGCGGGCGCCGGGCTACCTGATGGTCAAGGTGTCGGCGGGATTGTTCGTCGCGCTTCCCGTCCTGCTGGTGATCTTCGCGGCCGGGATGATCCGCGGCATCCGGCTCGAAACCGGCCAGTGGCTGACGATCTTCGGTTCACTGTGGCTCGGGGCGCTGCCCTTCGCGGTGCTGGGACTGATGATCGGCCTGTTCGGCAAGGGCGACACCGTCCAGGCCGTGACCGGTGCGCTGATGCTGCCGCTGGGCATGTTCGGCGGGCTGTGGATCCCGCTGCAGATCCTGCCCGGCTGGATGAACACCGCCGGGCACATCATGCCGACGTACTGGCTCGGCGAGATCGGCCGCGCGCCGGTGCTCGGCGGTTCGGGCACGCTGATCGCCGTCGGGGTGCTCGCGGCCTGGCTCGTGGTTCCCGCGCTCGTGGTGATGGCGAGGTTCCGGCTTGACACGGCGAGACTGTGATCGCGTGTTAGCTTTCCCAGGTGGTGGAGGATGAACGGGACGGCGACGAGCGGCCGATGACGCCCGAGGAGTCGCTCGCGCTCATCGCCAGGCAGTCGGAGAAGACCCGGCGCGAGATCGGGCCGAACCCGGCCGTGCTGCTCGCCGTCTGGGGTCTGGTGTGGCTGTTCGGTTTCGGGCTCGTCTACGTCTCCGCCCCGCCCACCGCCTTGATGCCGATGTGGGCCGCCGCGGCGATCACGGTCGCCGGTTTCGCCGGGGCCATGGCGTATTCGGCGATCTACGGCATCCGCGCGGGCCGTGGCGTGCGCGGACCGTCCCGACTCGTCGGGGCGATGTACGGGTGGAGCTGGGTGATCGCGTTCGGCGGGCTGACGGTGGTGAACACCGCGCTGATCCGCCTCGGCCTCGACACCGACCTGATCCCGTTGCTGTGGTCCGGGACGTCGCTCATGCTGACCGGCCTGATGTACCTCGCGGGCGGAATGCTGTGGCAGAGCAAACTGCAGTACGGCCTCGGCGTGTGGATCATCGCGTGCGGCGCGGCGAGTGTGCTGGCGGGCGGGCCGCACAACTTCCTCGTGCTGAGCCTCGCGGGCGGCGGTGGCTTCCTGGTGGCGTCGCTGGTCTTCCTGGTGCGGTCGCGATGAGCGAAGACGGGCTGCCGCAGCTCGATCCGGTGATCCACGCGCAGGCGCGGTTGCGGGTCACGGTGGCGCTGTCGAGCCTCGGGCCGGGGGATCGCATCACTTTCCCGCGGCTACAGCAGCTGCTGGACATGACACCGGGCAATCTGTCGACGCATCTGCGCAAACTCGAGGACGCCGGCTACGTCGAGATCACCAAGGCCTTCGAACATCGCACACCGGTCACGCTGGTCGAGCTGACCACCCGTGGCCGGGCCGCGTTCGAGGAGTACACGAAGGCCCTGCACCGTCTTCTCGAGGTACCGGGCGATGGGCGGGCATGACCGGTGGGTCATCCATCTCGACATGGACGCGTTCTACGCCTCCTGTGAACAGCTGACCCGGCCGACCCTGGCGCGGCGTCCCGTCCTGGTCGGCGGCGCGGGCCCGCGCGGCGTGGTCGCCGGGGCGAGTTACCAGGCGCGTGAACACGGGATCAAGTCGGCGATGCCGATGTCGCAGGCCCGACGGCTGCTGCCGCCCAACGGCGTGATCCTCCCGCCGCGGTTCAAGTTGTACGAACTGCTGAGCACGCAGGTGTTCGATCTTGTCGCCCAGTACGCGCCCGTGCTGGAACGGATCTCCCTCGACGAGGCCTTCGCGGAACCGCCGTCGCTGGCCGGGGCGTCGTCGGATCAGGTCCGGGAGTTCGGTGCCCGCCTGCGGGAACACATCCGGTCCGACATCGGCCTGGTGGCGTCGATCGGGGCGGCGTCGGGGAAGCAGGTGGCGAAGGTCGCGTCGGATCTGGCCAAACCGGACGGGCTGCTCGTCGTCGACCAGGGCACCGAACGCGACTTCCTCGCCCCGTTGCCGACCAGGGTGCTGTGGGGGATCGGCCCGGTGGCGGAGGGGAAACTGCGGGCGATCGGCGTCCGGACGCTCGGGCAGCTCACCGCGCTCTCCGACGCCGACGCGGTGTCCACTTTGGGCAGTGTGGTCGGCCGGGACCTGCGGCGCCTGGCGACCGGCGTCGACGACCGGCCGGTGTCCGACCGCGCGGAACTCAAGCAGGTCAGCGCGGAGACGACCTTCGACCGGGACCTGATCGACCTGCCGAGCCTGCGGCGCGAGGTCCGCGACCTCGCCGTCCACGCGCACAAACGGCTCGTCAACGCCGGCAGGGTCGCGCGGACGGTGGTGGTGAAACTGCGGCACACCGACTTCAGCACGGTGACACGTTCGGAGACGATGGCCTCACCCACCGACGAATTCGACCAGCTCGCCTCGATGGCGGAACGGCTGCTGATCGACCCGACCGAATTCGGCGGGGTGCGGCTGGCCGGGGTCGCGTTCTCGGGGCTTTCGGTGCCGCATCAGGATCCGCTGTTCACGCTCGCCGTCCCTGCTCCGGACGTGCCCGTGGTCGAGCGGGCGCCCGCACCGGTGGTCGCGGTCTCGTCGACTTGGCGCCCCGGAGACGACGTCGTGCACGATGCGCACGGAACGGGCTGGGTGCAGGGCGCCGGGCACGGGCGGGTGACCGTGCGGTTCGAGACGCGGTCCAGCGGCCCTGGTGTGGCGCGGACCTTCCCTCAGGAGGATCCGGCTCTGCGCCGAGGCGAACCCGGCGACTGCCTGGTCTGATCCCGAAACGCGTTCCGATCGTGAGGCGGTTCGGGTATCGTCCAGGTAGGAGCGCCGGGAAGTCTGGTCGGCATGGTGTTCGTCGACCCAAGGGAGTTCCCCGTGGCCACCCATTCTTCAGTGCCGATGCTTCTGGACCGGCGACGGATGTTCTACCTGGCGACCGTGGGCGGGCTCGTGGTCGCCCTTGCCGCCGGCGTCATGCTTTGCCTCGGTCTGTCAGGGGACGGCGCCGCCTGGGTGAGAAGCGCCGAACTCGTGGTCCTGTCGGCCGGGCTCCTCGCCGCCGGGATCGCGTGCGGCATCGCTCTCCAGTACGGCCGCAAGGTACGCGGGGCCACGGTCGACACCTGGCTTCCCGTGGAAACAGCCGTCGCACGGAAGCCAGGACTCGAGGTGCAATCCCAGCGTTTCCACACCATGAGCCTCCTGGCCATCCCGCTCTCCATATTCCTTGTCGTGATGTTCGGTCTCATGGTGTGGCTCTCGGTGGTGGTGGTGCGTTCACCGGCCCTCGCGATTCTCCCCGGCGTTCCACTGGCCGTCGGAGGCTTCGGCAGCTTGACAGCCTGGGCGGGCTGGAACAGAAGAGCCAGGTCCGTGCGGAAGACCGGTTGGTACGCCGCGAAAGTCGTCGACGTCGAAGTCTTCGAAGGACGTGCGGCGCCCCTGCCGTTGATCTCGATCGGCTTCGAAGACGGCAGCACGATCCGGCTCCGTTCGATCATGTCGACCTACGACGCCAGGTATCAGGCGGGACGCCGCAATGCCGAGGCGTGGGTCGGCGGCGAAGACACCGCCATGGTCGTCTTGTTCGAAAACGGCGCCTTCCGGAAAGGCCTGTATCCGGTACCGGTGAAGGCCCTCGGCCCACGTACTTTCCCGCCGAGTTCGACGCCCCCTCGTGACCGGGCAGGCAGTCCGAGCTGGGTCAAGCGGGTCGGGCGCTAGCAGCCGGGCGTCAGGCGGGCCACCTGCTGTCCCGCGATCAGGAACGCGCCGACGCCGTAGGCACCCGTGTCACCGGCACTCGAAGGCCCAGGGCCGGAAGCGACCGGCTGCACGTAGCCGAGGAAACCGTCCGCCCGCAAAGCCTTGGTGGACAACGCTTCCCAGGCCTTGTCGACGGTGCGCCGGTACTTGCCCGCGTCGAGGAGCCCGGCGTTGACGCCCCAGGCGAGCCCGAACGTGATCAGCGCGGTCCCGCTGCTTTCCGGTCCGCCGTGGTTCCACGGCCGCAGCAGATCCGTGTTCCAGAAGCCGTCCCGTCGCTGCAGGAACCAGAGCGTGTTCGCCATCTTCTCGAAGACCCGCAGGTACTCCGGCCGACGCGGGTCGCCGGAAGGCAGGACCTGCAGCACCTTCGCCAAACCGGCGAGCGCCCAGCCGTTGCCGCGCGACCAGTAAGCGTCGCTGCCCGCGTCGCGGCGCCAGAGTCCGATCCCGCCGTCGTACAGCTTCCTTTCCGCCGAGCGGAACAGTTTCCCCATCGCCGCCAGTGCCGGCTCGCTGCCGTCCATGACGCCGATCCGCGCCAGCGACGGCATCGCCATGTTCAGCGCCTCGACGTGGTCCCAGTAACCGGTATTGCCCCGCTCCACACTCACGACCTCGTCGGCGATCCGTTGGCGGACATCGGCGATCACCGGGGCGTCGGGGTGGAAGGAGTACAGGTCCAGATACGCCTCACCGGCCGCCTGGAAGGCCGGGAAGAACGGCCGCGCCGGGTCGCTCTGCAACAGGTACTTGTTGTCCTGGGCCCACGGAAGCGTCTTGTGGTTCGAGACGCCCGTCGTCCGCACCAGCGCGAGGTTCCCGACGTGGAAGGTGCCGTTCTGCCATGAGTTCGCCGCGAGATCCGTTCCGTTGGCGACCCAGTGGTCGCCTGCCGCGATCATCGCCTTCGCCACGGTGCACTGCTCCGCGGCGACGGCCGGGGGCACGGTCGACAGGCTCGCGCCCAACACCGCCGCGGCGAGCAGGGCGACCCGGCCTCGCCCTTGTCCGGCTGACGTCCACCCGATCACGCGTCTCGTCCATCCAATCACGAGAGTTCGCCGTCTGATCACGCGAGTTCGCCGATGCCGCAAGCCGGGCCGGCGTGACTGGATGGACGACACGCGTGATCAGACGGACGACACGCGTGATTGAGCGGCGATCTCGCGGGGGCCGCATGGCCGATTCCGAGGAAACGCATGGAGCGTCCTCCTTAAGCACTTCGCGGCGGCGGTGAGCTTCCGTGCCCGGAAACCCGGAATCGAGAATGGTGTGCACCGCTGAGGGTGTCAAGATGCCGGTGAGCGGTACGGCACAACGGTTTCCAGTAACCGGCGCGACGCCGATTCCGCTCCGTCACCGTCTTTTCCGAGCACCGCCGCGACCACGAGCGAATGGGCGGACAGCACTTCGTCGCCGGGCACCTCTTCGAGCGCCGCGACGACCGGAATGTGCAACTGCGCGATCAAAGCGTTGCCGGACGCGCGAAGCAGGGCCGCGTGGAAGGCGCGGTCGGCCTCCTGAAAAGCCCGGAGGTCGACCGCGTCGGCCATCAGCCCGTACGTCGCGACGAGGACCGCGAGCTCGTCCGGACACCGATGCCACGCGGCCATCCGCGCCGCCTGCGGTTCGATCGCCAGCCGCAGTTCGTGCAGTTCCGCCAGATGCCGCGAGCGTTCGGGACCGGCGACCCGCCACGCGATGACGTCGGGATCGATCGCGTCCCAGTGCTCCGGCGGCCGCGTCCAGGTGCCGACCCGCGGTCGCGCCGCGACCATGCCCTTGGATTCCAGCACCCGCAACGCTTCCCGCACCACCGTGCGCGACGCGGAGAACCGGCGGCCGAGATCCTCCGGCACGATCGGCTGCTCGGTCCCGAAGGCCCCGGAAACGATCAGCCTGCCCAGTTCGTCGACGATCCGGGCATGTCGGGTCATACGGGCAGGCCGACCCGGCGTTCCCCGCCGCGGACCTGCTGGAGCACGACGGCGACGACGAGCAGGGTCCCGGTGGCCATGTTCTGCCAGAAGGGGTTGACGCCGAGCCCGGACATCCCGTTGTTGAGCACGCCCAGGATGATCACCGCCAGCACGGTGCTGATGATGGATCCCTTGCCGCCCTTGAGCATCGTGCCGCCGAGCGCGGCGCCGGTGACGGCGAGCAGTTCGAGCCCTTCGGAACCGGATGTCGGCTGCCCTGATCCGGTGCGCGCGGTGATCAGCAGCCCCGCGATCGCCGCGACCACTCCGACGAGGGCGTACACGCCGATGATGTAGCGGTTGATGTTGATCCCGGCCAGCCGCGCGGCGGTGTCGTTGCCGCCGATCGCGTAGATGTTGCGGCCGATGTCGGTGTAGCGCAACAGGAAGTGCAGGATCGCCGCGACGAGCAGGAACACCCACACCAGCGTCGGCAGTCCGGCGATGGAGCCCTTGGCCAGGAAGATGAACAGGTCGTCGGCGCCGGTGTAGCCCTGCGCCTTCCCGTCCGAGACCACCTGCGCGATGCCCTTGTACGTCGCCAGCATCGCCAGCGTCGCGACCACCGGGTTGACCCGGCCGAAGATGATGATCATGCCGTTGACCAGGCCGCACACCACGCCGACGCCGATCGCGGCGAGCGTCCCGACCGCGGAGGAGCCGGTCGAGGTGAACACCATCGCCGAAACCACCGACGCGAGCCCGGCCATCGAGCCGACCGAGATGTCCAGCGCGCCCAGGATGATCACCAGGGTCTGCACCAGCGACAACAGGCCCATGATGGTGATCGCGCTGCCGATCAGGAGCAGGTTGTTGGTGCGGAGGAAGTTCTCGTTCAGCGAGCTCATCAGGATCACCAGCGCGATCAGGGTGAGCAGCAGGCTCGAGTTCTGCACGCCGATCGCGGTCAGCACCCGGCGGACGGGGGAGACACGCTCGGCTTCCGCGGCGGGAGCCCGTTCTTCGGATTCGGTGCGCGTGGGGGTGCTCACGAGACGATCTCCAGGTCTTCTTCGGTGGCGGGAATGGCCAGGGTCAGCACGGCTTCTTCACTCGCGTCGTCGCGGCCGAGCTCGCCCGCGACCCGGCCCGCGCGCAGCACGACGATCCGGTCGGCGAGACTCAGCACCTCGGGCAGATCGGACGAGATCACCAGCAGCGCGATGCCTTCGGCGGCGAGGCCGTCGATGATCCGGTAGATCTCGGCCTTCGCGCCGACGTCGACCCCGCGCGTCGGCTCGTCGAGGATCAGCAGCTTCGGGCGCCGCGCGAGCCACCGCGCGAGCACGGTCTTCTGCTGGTTGCCGCCGGAGAGCTTGCGGACCTCCTGCTCCATCGACGGCGTCCGCACCCGCAGTTCGCGCACGTACTCCTCGACGAGTTCGCGTTCCTTGGCCCGCCGCACCACCCGGAACCGGCGCAGCCGGTCCAGTACGGCGATGGAGACGTTGTCGCGCACGGATCGCTGCATCAGCAACGCGTCGGTCTTGCGTTCCTCGGGCGCGAACCCGATCCCCGCCTTGACCGCGTCGCCGGGAGTACGGGCACGTAACGGTTTCCCGTCCAGTTCCACGGTTCCCGAGCGCACCGGCAGGTCGCCGACGATCGCGTGCGCGAGTTCCGACCGCCCGGCGCCGACCAGCCCGGCGAGACAGACGACCTCGCCCGCGCGGACCTCCAGGGAGATGTCCGCGACGTCGTCGGTGGTGACCTGGTCGAGTCGCAGCACGACCCGGCCGGTCTCCTGCGTGACCCGGCGCTCCAAAGTGGACAGATCGCGGCCGATCATCATGCGCACCAGCCGGTTCTCGTCGGTGGAGGCGGCGTCCTCGACCCCGATCAGCCTGCCGTCGCGCAGCACCGCCACGCGATCGGCGAGCTGGAAGATCTCCTTCATCCGGTGCGAGACGTAGACGACCGCCACCCCGCTGTCCCGTAGCCGCCGGATCAGCGCGAACAACGCGTCGACCTCGTGTTCGGACAGCGACGACGTCGGCTCGTCGAACGCGATCACCTTCGCCGTCGTCGTCGCGGTGAGCACCCGCAGGATCTCGACCAGCTGCCGTTGCGCGGCGGACAGCCTGCTCCCGAGCGTCTCCGGTCGCAGCACGCCCTCGAACCCGTACTCCCGCAACGCTTCCTGCGTCATCCGGTGCAGGGTCCGCCGGTTGACCAGCCGTCCCCGCGTCGGCAGTTCGCCGACGAAGACGTTCTCCGCCACCGAGACATGCGGGATGATCTCCGGTTCCTGGTAGATCACCCGGATCCCGGCGGCCATCGCGGCGCGCGGGCTGTCGAACGTCATGGGACCGCCGTCGAGCAGCAGCCGCCCGTCGTCGGGACCGTGGTCGCCCGACAGCACCCGCAGCAGGGTGGACTTCCCGGCGCCGTTCTCGCCCATCAGCGCGAGCACCTCGCCGGGCCGGAAGTCCAGGGTGACGCCGTCGAGCGCCGTCACCCCGGAGAACCGTTTGCTGATCCCTTCGGCGGTCAGCGCCGCCGCGGGTTCGGATGTGGCCATGGAAACGCCTCCACGCGGGATCAGATGCAGTTGACGCCGGCCTGCTTGTAGTTGTCCTTGGTGACGATCTGGGTCTTCGCGATCGTCTCCGGGGGCAGTTCCTTGGAGTTCTTCACCTTGTCCACCAGCAGTCCGATCGCGGTGCGGCCGACCTCGGCGCCGGAGATGAACAACGCCGACTTGTTGCCGGTGTCCTTGCCCGCGGCCCAGTCCTTGCAGGTCAGGTACGCGCCGAGGCCGACGCCGATGATGTCGGCGGCGGGGACGCCCGAGTTCGCCAGCGCGGTCACCGCGCCGGTCTCGTTCTCGTCGTTGCAGCCCCAGACCACCCAGTGCTTGACGCCGGGGTTCGAGCCGATCACCGCGCCGGTGCGGTTCTGCGCGTCCACCGGGGTGTTGTCGGTGCCGACCTCGATCACCGGGACCTGGGCACCGCTCTTTTGATCAGACAGAGTCTTGTCGAAAGCGGCCTTCGCCGCCGAGACGCGGTCCGAGCACACGGTCAGGTCCTGCTTGTAGGCGCTGATGATCTTGGTGTCGGCCGCGGTCCAGCCCGCCGCCTTGAACAGCTTCGCGGCTTCCTTGCCGACCGAATCGCCCATCTGCGAGCCGTTGAAGCCCACGAACGGCGACTTCGTGCCGCCGCCGTCCTTGATCACGTCGTCGGAGGCGATGATCGGGATGCCCGCGCTCTTGGCCTTGTCGAGCACCTGCGGGCCGATGGCCTGGTCCGGGACGACGATCGCGATGCCGTTGGCGCCCTGGGCGAGCGCGGCGTCGAGTTCGGTGATCGCCTTGTTGGCGTCCTGCCCGAGGTTGACGACCTTGAGTTCGACGCCCAGCTCCTTCGCCTTCTCCTGCGCGCCCTGCGCCTGCTCGACGAAGTACTGCTGATCGCCCTGTTTCTGCAGGTAGAACAGCGTGACCTTGCCGCTCGCGGGAGCCTGCTGCTGCGGTGTGGCGGTCTCCTTCCCGGAAGAGCAGCCGGTCACCACGAGACCAGCAATCAAACAAGAACCAACAATGCGCCAAGGCAGGGACCTGTGCGAAGCTGTGGACATCGATTGCTCCCAGGATGAAGCGGAAGAGTGTGACTCGTATTACTAATCACTCTTCCAGGTGACGTCAAGGCGCGATCTGGTCACGAGGAACGGCTGTGGTCGTATTAATCGCCGGTCAGCAGCCGGGTTCGGCGGCGAGTGGTCCTGTGGAACTTGTCCGAAGTTTGTCCGATCGGTGTTGTTGACTTTGGTTGAGTGTCGCGCGCGATTCCCGTAAGGCAGGATGAACAAGACAAGTCACCCGATCGAGGGAACCGATGTTCAGCTCCCGCGCCCGTCAAGGCACCGCCCTCCTCGCCACCGCCCTGCTGCTGGCCGCGTGCAGTACCAC
This window encodes:
- a CDS encoding ABC transporter permease, with amino-acid sequence MNLNYLALEIKRIVRSPQFALFTIGMPLAMFLLFGGIFGAQEIAPGISTATVTMVNMAAYGAMTAALFTGTRVATERTDGWQRTLRLTPLRAPGYLMVKVSAGLFVALPVLLVIFAAGMIRGIRLETGQWLTIFGSLWLGALPFAVLGLMIGLFGKGDTVQAVTGALMLPLGMFGGLWIPLQILPGWMNTAGHIMPTYWLGEIGRAPVLGGSGTLIAVGVLAAWLVVPALVVMARFRLDTARL
- a CDS encoding transcriptional regulator; protein product: MSEDGLPQLDPVIHAQARLRVTVALSSLGPGDRITFPRLQQLLDMTPGNLSTHLRKLEDAGYVEITKAFEHRTPVTLVELTTRGRAAFEEYTKALHRLLEVPGDGRA
- a CDS encoding FadR/GntR family transcriptional regulator; the encoded protein is MTRHARIVDELGRLIVSGAFGTEQPIVPEDLGRRFSASRTVVREALRVLESKGMVAARPRVGTWTRPPEHWDAIDPDVIAWRVAGPERSRHLAELHELRLAIEPQAARMAAWHRCPDELAVLVATYGLMADAVDLRAFQEADRAFHAALLRASGNALIAQLHIPVVAALEEVPGDEVLSAHSLVVAAVLGKDGDGAESASRRLLETVVPYRSPAS
- a CDS encoding ABC transporter permease, giving the protein MSTPTRTESEERAPAAEAERVSPVRRVLTAIGVQNSSLLLTLIALVILMSSLNENFLRTNNLLLIGSAITIMGLLSLVQTLVIILGALDISVGSMAGLASVVSAMVFTSTGSSAVGTLAAIGVGVVCGLVNGMIIIFGRVNPVVATLAMLATYKGIAQVVSDGKAQGYTGADDLFIFLAKGSIAGLPTLVWVFLLVAAILHFLLRYTDIGRNIYAIGGNDTAARLAGININRYIIGVYALVGVVAAIAGLLITARTGSGQPTSGSEGLELLAVTGAALGGTMLKGGKGSIISTVLAVIILGVLNNGMSGLGVNPFWQNMATGTLLVVAVVLQQVRGGERRVGLPV
- a CDS encoding glycoside hydrolase family 88 protein, whose protein sequence is MIGWTSAGQGRGRVALLAAAVLGASLSTVPPAVAAEQCTVAKAMIAAGDHWVANGTDLAANSWQNGTFHVGNLALVRTTGVSNHKTLPWAQDNKYLLQSDPARPFFPAFQAAGEAYLDLYSFHPDAPVIADVRQRIADEVVSVERGNTGYWDHVEALNMAMPSLARIGVMDGSEPALAAMGKLFRSAERKLYDGGIGLWRRDAGSDAYWSRGNGWALAGLAKVLQVLPSGDPRRPEYLRVFEKMANTLWFLQRRDGFWNTDLLRPWNHGGPESSGTALITFGLAWGVNAGLLDAGKYRRTVDKAWEALSTKALRADGFLGYVQPVASGPGPSSAGDTGAYGVGAFLIAGQQVARLTPGC
- a CDS encoding substrate-binding domain-containing protein; amino-acid sequence: MTGCSSGKETATPQQQAPASGKVTLFYLQKQGDQQYFVEQAQGAQEKAKELGVELKVVNLGQDANKAITELDAALAQGANGIAIVVPDQAIGPQVLDKAKSAGIPIIASDDVIKDGGGTKSPFVGFNGSQMGDSVGKEAAKLFKAAGWTAADTKIISAYKQDLTVCSDRVSAAKAAFDKTLSDQKSGAQVPVIEVGTDNTPVDAQNRTGAVIGSNPGVKHWVVWGCNDENETGAVTALANSGVPAADIIGVGLGAYLTCKDWAAGKDTGNKSALFISGAEVGRTAIGLLVDKVKNSKELPPETIAKTQIVTKDNYKQAGVNCI
- a CDS encoding DNA polymerase IV encodes the protein MGGHDRWVIHLDMDAFYASCEQLTRPTLARRPVLVGGAGPRGVVAGASYQAREHGIKSAMPMSQARRLLPPNGVILPPRFKLYELLSTQVFDLVAQYAPVLERISLDEAFAEPPSLAGASSDQVREFGARLREHIRSDIGLVASIGAASGKQVAKVASDLAKPDGLLVVDQGTERDFLAPLPTRVLWGIGPVAEGKLRAIGVRTLGQLTALSDADAVSTLGSVVGRDLRRLATGVDDRPVSDRAELKQVSAETTFDRDLIDLPSLRREVRDLAVHAHKRLVNAGRVARTVVVKLRHTDFSTVTRSETMASPTDEFDQLASMAERLLIDPTEFGGVRLAGVAFSGLSVPHQDPLFTLAVPAPDVPVVERAPAPVVAVSSTWRPGDDVVHDAHGTGWVQGAGHGRVTVRFETRSSGPGVARTFPQEDPALRRGEPGDCLV
- a CDS encoding sugar ABC transporter ATP-binding protein → MATSEPAAALTAEGISKRFSGVTALDGVTLDFRPGEVLALMGENGAGKSTLLRVLSGDHGPDDGRLLLDGGPMTFDSPRAAMAAGIRVIYQEPEIIPHVSVAENVFVGELPTRGRLVNRRTLHRMTQEALREYGFEGVLRPETLGSRLSAAQRQLVEILRVLTATTTAKVIAFDEPTSSLSEHEVDALFALIRRLRDSGVAVVYVSHRMKEIFQLADRVAVLRDGRLIGVEDAASTDENRLVRMMIGRDLSTLERRVTQETGRVVLRLDQVTTDDVADISLEVRAGEVVCLAGLVGAGRSELAHAIVGDLPVRSGTVELDGKPLRARTPGDAVKAGIGFAPEERKTDALLMQRSVRDNVSIAVLDRLRRFRVVRRAKERELVEEYVRELRVRTPSMEQEVRKLSGGNQQKTVLARWLARRPKLLILDEPTRGVDVGAKAEIYRIIDGLAAEGIALLVISSDLPEVLSLADRIVVLRAGRVAGELGRDDASEEAVLTLAIPATEEDLEIVS
- a CDS encoding ABC transporter ATP-binding protein, which codes for MEDAFSLEGLEKRFGDVLAVDGVSVRVAPGEVVALLGPNGAGKSTTIDMLLGLTRPDTGQVRVAGLSAAEAMDRGMVGAMAQNGTLLRDATVAELVGLFASLHRNPLPTREVLKRAGVTEYANRRCGKLSGGEQQRVRFALALVGDPDLLVLDEPTAAMDVEGRRRFWASMREYTETGRTVLFATHYLAEAEDYADRVVLMRHGRVVADGPVGEVRAAVAGRVLRAVVPEATEAGLVALPGVSRAVLRAGHAELSCADSDAAIRGLLREFPLAANIEITAVGLEEAFIALTADTPEGQNTAETEGVLR
- a CDS encoding alpha/beta hydrolase — encoded protein: MRRVLITALAVATLASVAVTAPAGADEAARPAETITWGACTDPALINASAECGYLPVPLDYSRPRGEKIQLALSRVKHKTPEAQYQGVMLTNPGGPGGSGLLLATRGPRVPNHAGDAYDWVGFDPRGVGSSKPALSCIPNYMDYNRPEYVPTTRQLEKTWLQRSKSYADACAEKNSRALLENIKTTDTVQDMDSIRKALGAEQLNFYGYSYGTYLGQVYGTLFPQHVRRMVLDSTVDPRNVWYQANLNQDLAYDVNLNIWFGWVASHDDVYHLGKTQAAVKQVFDDQLTKLRAVPAGGFIGPDEFLDVFNQASYYQLRWTLLGDALAKFVNKGDWQTMKGLFESFGGRGDDNGYAVYLAVQCTDVKWPQSWQQWKHDNWRTYQKAPYFTWQNAWYNGPCLYWPAKPGKPVKVDGKKVPSVLMIGETLDAATPYEGSLEVRSRFPGARLIGEPGGTSHAITPRGNACVDNRIADYLATGALPDRKPGRTADVECAPLPLPVPPPAPAAPAAAALSRVPA